The Bacteroidia bacterium DNA segment CTTTGCCTATGAATGTAGCGGTGATATTGTCATTGGAAGTTAGAGTGCCGGTTTTGTCAAACACCAAGTAATCTATTTTGGCAAGTTTTTCAATGACATAAGCATTCCTCAGATAGAGTCCGTGTTTTCCCAATAATCGTATCAGGTAGCCATTTGTGAATGTATAAGTCAGCAACAGGCCACAAGGACAAGCGATAATCAAAACGGCTGTAACGGCAGTCCAAATCAGCGAAGTGTCATTAAAATACCAGTACACCGCAGCCGCCAGTGCAACGGCAAGCACGACCCATGTAAAATTACGCCCTAACTTATGTACAAAACTGTTTTTGTTTTCGTCAATTTCTTTGGAATCGGCACCTGCATTTTTATTCCATAAACCGGTAAGATAGCTTTGGGCAACGGGTTTTGAAGTTACAACTTCAATAGCACCCCCCAATTGTCTTCCTCCGGCATAAACCAGTTCTCCAATTTCTTTTGCAACAGGTATGGATTCACCGGTTACAAAACTATAATCAATTTCAGCCCGTCCTTTAGACACTATGCCGTCTGCCGGCAACAATTCGTTGCTGTGTACCAATAGAACATCTCCGGTTTGAATTTCAGGTAAGGGCTTGGGGGTTTCTTTGCCCTCTTTGAGCACTGTGGCAGAAATAGGAAAATAATCCGTGTAATCTCTGTTAAATGATAGTTGTCCGTATGTTTTGTCTTGGATTGCTCTGCCAATCAGCATAAAAAATACTATACCCGTCATGGAATCAAAATAGCCGGACGTGTGATATACAAACACATCTACAATGCTCCTCACAAAAGTTACCAAAATTGCTAACGCAACCGGAATATCAATGTTGAGGTGCTTGTGTTTTATCCCTTTCCATGCTGAATTAAAATAGATTTGAGCACTATAGAAAAATACAGGGATGGCTAATGCGAAACTCAAATACCTGAAGATTATTGCCAGATAAGCCTCTTGCTGTAAATCATTTGAGAAATATTCAGGCACACTCAACAGCATGATATTGCCAAATGCGAAGCCTGCAATGCCTAATCTGTATATGAGTGATTTGTCAATAGGATTTTTTTTCTTTTCTAATTGTTGCAAGCTGATATGTGGCTCATAGCCAATATCTTCAAGCGTTTCCACAACTTTTCTGAGATTCGTTTCTTGCTCGTTGAAAACAATTGAAACCTCTTTTTTCAAGAATTGCACATCTGTTCTGATAATGCCTTTGTGCAGTAAATGTAAGTTTTCCAATAAATAAAGACAAGAGCTGCAATGGATAACAGGGATATAAAACGTAATGTAAGATTTTCCTTCATTGCTGAATTCAATCAAGGATTGTTGCACCTTTTCATCTTCTAAAAAAGCAAACTTGTTCTTTCTAGCTGTGTTTCTGCGGTTGATTCCTGATTGCTCATTCAGAGTATAGTAGTTACAGAGTCCTGCATCGTTCAGTAACTGAAAAACAGTCATACATCCGTAACAACAGAAGTATTTTTCTTCAATATGTAAGGACTTATCCGGACAAACTTCTCCGCAATGATAGCAGTGTAGAGTGTCGCTTGAGGTATGGATTTCCTTGTCAATTCTGACTTTATGCAAACTCATTATCAGACAATTTGTTCTTAATCGCTTGTACGATTCTTTCGCGTACAATATTCGTCCAATCTGCCATTAAAAATTCTAATTGAACAAGATCATTCATCACAATTTGTTCAATGGAAGTTAATTCAGAACCGGTATTAAATCCATGCATATTTTGTTTGATTCTCAATAACAAGGTGAGAATGAGATTTTGATAATGATATAATTTGTCAACTGCCGGCTCGGGTAAGGTGAAATCTTTTTCTAAAATTTTCTTTTTTAAGAAAGGGAGAAATACAAAGGACTCTAAACGCATTAATTTTTCACATTCATTTTTCATTTGTATAAATAGAATGCTCAGTGTGTGTTCATTATCAGCATTTGCAAAAAGATCTTCATTTTCTAAAAAAGCGTTGTTGATTGAATTCATTTTGTTGGCTATGTCCACATGCAATCTTTCTGAGACAAAGTCGCAGGTCTCGATAATTGAAAAGGAAATAAAGTTAATAGCAGGATAGCTTTTCATTTCAAAATGAGTTTCGGCAAACTTAGACTGAAGGCTAATGAATTAAAATGATAAAAGTCAGTTTAGGCAAATCATTTGTGTTTGTTAATCTGATATGATAAGTAAAAGAAAGTAAGCATGTTACAAGATTGAATTAACTTGAAAAGCGTATGCTCATCCGCTTACTAAGAAAAAAATGATGAAATAGAATCGCTTAATAAGCAACGTTGGCAGTTTTAACCAACCTGTCTTTATCCACCACTTTAATTTTCTTTCCCACCATGTCAATCATGCCGTCTTTTTTGAATTCTGAGAGAAGTCTGATAGTAGATTCGGTGGCTGTTCCTACGATATTGGCAATTTCTTCCCTTGACAGTTGAACATTAATTGTAGAGCCGTCTTCTTCCGAGCCATAGGTTTCTCTGAGGAATAACAGAGCTTCTGCAAGTCGTTCACGCACGGGCTTTTGTGCCAATTGAACAATTTTGTTTTCCGCGTTGTGCAACTCAGAACTTAACAAACTCAAGAGAGAGAGTGAGAGGTCAGGATCTTTTTTTAAGACATTAAAAAATGTTTCTTTAGGGATAAAACAAACGATGCTGTCTTCTAAAGTGATAGCGGAAGCAGTGTATCTATTTCCACCAAGTAATGCTTTGTATCCAATAATATCCCCGCTTTTGGCAAGTCTTACAATAGTTTCTTTGCCTTCATCACCAATTTGAGAAAGCTTAATTTTCCCTTCGCTGATACAGAATAATCCGTGTGGATGAGCACCTTCATAGAATAAGTATTGCCCCTTTTTATACATAGAGGTAACTTTGCCATCACTGATTTCACTGATATTGTCCCCGCTGGAGTTACAAAATACGGAGTGACTGCGGTGTCCGCAAATGGTGCAATTTTTTGATTTTAATTTCTCATCCATTGTTTCAAAGGTAAATTAAAATTCGTTTTTATGTACGCAAATATAGGTGTTCAAATTGTATTCGTAAGCGATTTAGTTTATTTTCTCAGTATGTGCTATAAAACTGCTCTGAATACGATTGTAATATGAGCCTTCAATGTTTTCAATAGCCCAAAGTGTTTTTTCATGATACGAAATCTTTCTTTCCAGCTTGCCCATTTCTTTTTAGAGGATAAACCACCCAGTTCAAATCCAGAATGTACCAACCAAGAGTTTTTTGTTTTAATATCT contains these protein-coding regions:
- a CDS encoding heavy metal translocating P-type ATPase metal-binding domain-containing protein, encoding MSLHKVRIDKEIHTSSDTLHCYHCGEVCPDKSLHIEEKYFCCYGCMTVFQLLNDAGLCNYYTLNEQSGINRRNTARKNKFAFLEDEKVQQSLIEFSNEGKSYITFYIPVIHCSSCLYLLENLHLLHKGIIRTDVQFLKKEVSIVFNEQETNLRKVVETLEDIGYEPHISLQQLEKKKNPIDKSLIYRLGIAGFAFGNIMLLSVPEYFSNDLQQEAYLAIIFRYLSFALAIPVFFYSAQIYFNSAWKGIKHKHLNIDIPVALAILVTFVRSIVDVFVYHTSGYFDSMTGIVFFMLIGRAIQDKTYGQLSFNRDYTDYFPISATVLKEGKETPKPLPEIQTGDVLLVHSNELLPADGIVSKGRAEIDYSFVTGESIPVAKEIGELVYAGGRQLGGAIEVVTSKPVAQSYLTGLWNKNAGADSKEIDENKNSFVHKLGRNFTWVVLAVALAAAVYWYFNDTSLIWTAVTAVLIIACPCGLLLTYTFTNGYLIRLLGKHGLYLRNAYVIEKLAKIDYLVFDKTGTLTSNDNITATFIGKELSDLEKILVNSLTKPSLQSIKYPIRNLLGDTPLHEVHQFNEVAGLGAEGLVEGHFLKIGTMPYFAEPLPQDNTGTVLYLFIDKQYRGYFLLKQGLRKGMTEMLQNLKNKVKFALISGDKPNQKATFEQLFGTNADIRFEQKPDDKLNFIKNAQRNGNIVAMIGDGLNDAVALKQSDVGISLAENINNFSPAADAILSAKQLAHFDKLIALAQKNKFIIRSCFTFSVTYNLIGIYFAVQGLLSPLVCAILMPSSTLTIVLITFLTSNYWAVRLFKK
- a CDS encoding Crp/Fnr family transcriptional regulator is translated as MDEKLKSKNCTICGHRSHSVFCNSSGDNISEISDGKVTSMYKKGQYLFYEGAHPHGLFCISEGKIKLSQIGDEGKETIVRLAKSGDIIGYKALLGGNRYTASAITLEDSIVCFIPKETFFNVLKKDPDLSLSLLSLLSSELHNAENKIVQLAQKPVRERLAEALLFLRETYGSEEDGSTINVQLSREEIANIVGTATESTIRLLSEFKKDGMIDMVGKKIKVVDKDRLVKTANVAY